In Candidatus Paceibacterota bacterium, the sequence GAGGCTGCCACGAAGGAGCCGCGCGTCCAGGTCGCCGTGGGGCGAGCTGGGGACGGCGGGGTTGAAGTCCGCGTCTGCGACAACGGTCCGGGGATACCCGGCGAATTGCTCGAGCGGTTGTTCGAGCCGTTCTTCACCACAAAGACCAACGGTATGGGCATAGGCTTACCCGTGTCGAAGACCATCATCGAAGCGCACCAGGGCAGAATCTGGGCGGAGAATCGCCCGGAAGGCGGAGCGTGTTTCTGTTTCACCCTGCCGGTGAACAGTGGAGAGGCGCAAGGGGCGAAGAGCGACAAACGACTAACCGCGCGATGAATCCACCCGCCACTGGCCACTCGCCACTCGCCCCCGGCCATTTGCCGCAACCGACCGTCTTCGTCGTTGATGACGACCTCTCTTTCCTGCGGTCCATTTCGCGCCTGCTGCGGGCCTCCGGCTTGCACGTGGTCGTCCACAGCTCGGCAGCGGAGTTCCTCGCGGAATTGCGAGCCGACATGGCTGGTTGCGTGGTATCGGACCTGAAGATGCCGGGCATGGACGGGATGGCTTTGCAGGAGGCGCTGCAAAAGGCGGACAGCCACCTGCCGGTCCTCTTCCTCACCGGTCATGGTGATATTCCCATCACGGTGCAAGCCATGCGCCGCGGGGCGGAGGACTTTCTGACCAAGCACGCGCCCAAGGAGGACTTGATCGCCGCCGTGAAGCGCGCCTTGGCTCGCAACGAACAGGATCGGGCGGAGCGCGCTCGCTTCCAGGCCTTGCGCCAGCCCTTCGAGTTGTTGACCGACCGCGAACGCGAAGTTCTCCAGCACGTTGTGCAAGGCAAGCTTAACAAACAGATCGCCGCCGACCTCGGTATCCACGAGCGCACCGTGAAACTCCACCGCACCCATATTACCAACAAGCTCCGGGTGCACTCTGTGGCCGAGCTGACCCGCATGGTTCAGGCAGCGGGCTTTATTGAGCAATCAGCGGTTGGCAGTCATTAGCCAGTAATCGGTAACCAGCGGCGGGTTGCTGCTGACGAAGCGGCTTGCGATCACCGATTGCTGGTTACTTCTCCCCACCTTCCCCAAAGGGCAGTAGCGCTTATTTCTCTCTCTCTGGGAATATGCGCCCATGGAATCCCGAGGCGCAAGCAAGGCTATCGTTTACGTGGCTGTCGTGGATGACGACGAAAGCGTGTGTCGCTCATTTGGCCGACTGCTTCGCACCGCCGGGTTTCAACCCGTCACCTACGCCTCAGCGGAGGCGCTGCTCGAGGATGCCAAACGTCCGCACTTCGATTGCCTGGTCCTCGACATCCAGTTGGACGGCATGTCCGGCGTGGAATTGAGCCGGCGCCTGAAGGCGGTCAAGGATTCTACCCCGGTCATCTTCATCACGGCCCATGATGAGCCAGAGGTGCGGTCGCAGGCGCAAGCGACCGGATGCGCCGGATATTTCCGCAAGACCGATCCCGGGGAACAGGTGCTGGAGGCCATCCGGCGCGCCACGAGCACCGCTCATGGCAAGACGCCGGGTCCCCGTCTGTGCCCTGGCAAGACTTCCACCAAAAAGCCATGACCAAGAAAACAAAGACTGCCGATTATTGATTGCTGATTGCCGACAAGCCACAGCTAACACCATGAACACCATGACCCAAGGCATAGACCTGATCGAGGAATTGCGCGGCCGCGCTGGGCAGGGTCTCCCGGCGCTACCGCCGCCTCCGCCCAGATAAGGCATCCAAACCCATGCAACTGAAACAAGTCACGCAAATGAAAATCACCCGAAACAATTACTTCCTCTACGCGATGTGGGTCGGCGCCCTCGCGGCGACCGTGGCGTTGGCCCAAAGCGATTCGGCGGCTGACGACGAAAGAGCCAAAGCCGAGGCCCTGGCGAAGGCGACCCTCAATCCCGTCGCCAGCCTCATCAGCGTCCCATTGCAAAACAACTTCGACTGGGGCAGTGGGCCTAAGGACGACGGCTTCCAGTACAAGCTGAACGTGCAACCGGTGATTCCGATTTCGCTGAGCGAGGATTGGAACGTCATCTCCCGGACGATCCTGCCCTACGTCTATCAGGAGGACGTCATCGGCACATCCCGCCAGTCAGGCCTGGCGGATACCGTCCAGAGCCTCTTCTTCTCGCCGGTGAAACCGACGAAGGGCGGGTGGATCTGGGGCGCCGGTCCGGTGCTGCAGCTTCCGACCGCCACCGATGATTTGCTGGGGGAGGAGAAATGGGGTGCCGGCCCGACGGGCGTGGCTCTGCGGCAGCAAGGACCATGGACTTACGGAATGCTGTTCAATCACGTGTGGTCTTTTGCCGGGGAAAGCAGTCGGGCGGAGGTCAACCGGACGTTCCTCCAGCCGTTTGTGTCCTATACCACCAAGACCTTTACGAGCTTTGGGTTGAACACCGAATCCAACTATGACTGGCGGCAATCCCAATGGCTGGTCCCCATCAATGTGACGGTGCAGCAGTTGTTGAAAGTGGGCAAACAGCCCATCGCCCTGCAAATCGGCGCACGCTATTACGCCGAAGGTCCCAGCGGCGCGCCGGAATGGGGTCTGCGTTTCCAGGTCGCCTTCCTGTTCCCGAAATAAACCCCTTGAATTAACCACCCCAACAAAGAGACAGTTCAGCAAACGAGATGGAATCAAGTATGAAAGCGCACTCATCATCACCGCCCTGGGCCTCGCGCTTGGCTTCGGCCGATTGCAGTTCTCCACACGACGCTGGCGCTTCGGCCTGTCACGAGCTTCCTGGGGGAAGGAGAGGCAAAAGCACTGACAAGAAGCACCTGATTGTTGCCTGGTCATTGGCTGCCCTCGTGGCGGCGACAGTGTGTCTGCAGGCTGCGGGCCCTTCAACCGCCGTCTCGGGCAAGCGGCCGAACATCGTGATCATCCTCGGCGACGATCTGGGCTATTCGGACCTGGGCTGCTTCGGCAGCGAGATCAACACGCCAAACCTCGATTCCCTTGCCAAGGCCGGAGTGCGCTGCACCCAGTTCTACACGAGCGCCAGTTGTTCCCCCACACGCTCCATGCTGCTGAGCGGCGTGGACACGCACCTGAACGGCTTGGGCAACATGGACGAGTGGACTGCGCCCAACCAGTGGGGCGTGGACGGCTACGAAGGCTACCTCAACAACCACGTCACTACCCTGCCCCAGTTGCTCAAGGATGCCGGCTACCACACCTACATGGCCGGCAAATGGCACATGGGCAAGAAGCCCGATCAAATTCCTGCCGCGCGCGGGTTCGAGCGCGACTTCTCGCTGCTCGACGGCGCGGGCAGCTATTGGGACAAGTGGAATTTCACCGCCGTCAGCCCGCTGTCCAACTTCACCGAGGATGGGCGATACCTGAAGAAGCTGCCGAAGAATTACTACGCCACCAAGACCTACACCGACAAGATTATCGGCTACATCGAAGCAAACCGGAAGGATGGCAAGCCGTTCTTCGCTTACGTTTCGCACCAGGCGCCGCACGACCCCTATCATCTGCCGCGCGACTGGCGCAACCGGCATGTGGGCGAATACGACAAGGGCTGGGACGTATTGCGCCAGGAACGGCTCAAGCGCCAGATTGAAATGGGCCTCGTGCCGAAGGGCACCGAACTGGCCGAGCGCATGTGGTTCATCCCCGATGCCGCCCTGCTCGCGCCCGCAGCGCGCGCCATCATGGGCAAGAAGATGGAGCTGTACGCCGGCATGGTGGAGAACCTGGACTACCACTCCGGGCGGCTGATCGATTATTTGAAGAAGATCGGCGAGTACGACAACACGATCTTCATCGTGTTCGGCGACAACGGGGCGGAAGGGGCCGACCTCTTCAAGATGATTGCAGGCACGCCTGGCACGCGCGATTTCCTGTTCGCCTCGATGCAGTGGTCGCAAACCCATCCGAACGCCTGGGGGGATCCGCATACCTACGTCGGCTATGGCCCGATGTGGGCTCAGGTCTCGATGACCCCCTTCAGCCAATACAAAGGCAACATGGCCGAGGGCGGCATCCGCAACGCGCTGATCGTCAGCGGCCCGATTGTCAAACGGGCGCCGGGGAGCATCAACCACAGCGCCCTGATGCACGTGGCGGACCTCGTGCCCACCCTGCTCGAAGTGGCGGGCGCAAGTTATCCCAAGACCGTCAACGGTCACGAACCGCCGCCGCTGATCGGCAAGTCGTGGGTCAAAATGCTGGCGGGCCAGGAGGAATCGCCGCGTTCGGCCCAGGATTACCTGGCCTGGGAAATCTTCGGCAATCACGCGGTCCGCCAGGGTGACTGGAAATTGCGATGGCAGTATAAGCCGTATGGCACCGAGGAATGGGAGCTATTCAACCTGGCCAATGATGCGGCTGAACGCCACGATCTCGCCGCCGCGCAACCCGAAAAGGTCAAGGCCCTCATGGCGCTCTGGGACGATTATGTCCGCGCCAACAAGGTGGTTCTGCCCAGCCGCGTGATATGGGAGGGAATGGCGAAGAAGATGCCGGACCGCTATCCCGTGGTGGATGGCTACCCGCCGCTCATCTATAAACGCCAGTTCGTGCCGCCACCCAACATGCTGGCCGACCCGAAACCGTAATCGCGCCCAAATCCCAAAATGAACTCAATTCAACGAACCACCCATCCCATGAACAACGAAATCAAACGGCACCGCCAGGGGGATTACTCACCATCCGCGCCGTGCTCTCATCGCCTCGCCACCGCCACCCTTGCTCTAGCGATAATCTGTCCGACGCTCGCACTGGCGCAGGTGCCGCCGCGCTTTTATTGGCAGAGCCTCGCCGGGGCAAATGCCGTGCCGGTCATCTACCAAAACTTGAGCGGCAATGCCAATCCCATAGACCCGGCGCATGTCATGTTCACCAATAGTTCGGCTTCAGTCGAAGCCAACGTCCTGGTCGTCGGTTACGCCAAAATGCTGCCGCTATTCGATCGCACGCTTACTCTGGCGGTGCTCGAACCGGTGGGGCGGATTTCCGGCGATGTCAGCGTGGCCGGTGAGAGTTTCAGTAAAGACGCGAACGGATTCGGCGATCCAATGCTGGAGGTGGGCTACAATCTCATCGGGCCCAAGGCGCTCAAGAGCATCCCCGACCTTGTGCGTTACGAGCCCAAGCTTTCGCTCAACGTGATCGCGGACGTCGCGTTCCCGATCGGCGATTACGACAACGATCAGCCGCTGAACCTTGGCCAGAACCGCTGGTATGGCCGGGTGGGAGCGCCGATCATCCAGCAGATCGGGCCGTGGGTGCCAGGCCGGCGCACCACTCTGGAGTTGCTTCCCTCGGTCTGGTTCTTCAGCGACAACAACGACTACGTGGGCCGCAGGTTGAGCACGGACCCCATATTTCAGCTGGAGGCGCATTTGACCCGCGACCTCACCGAGACTCTGTGGGGGTCGCTCGACTCGACCTGGGTAACTGGCGGCAAGTCGAGCATAGACGGAGTTAAGGGCGATTCGCTGAACAACCTGGGCGTCGGTTTCACCCTCGGCTATCAGATCAGCGACAACCTCTCTGTCACCGCCGGCTACATGGCAACGGTCAACGACAACGACCGTGGGGATCTCCAGATGGATGGCTTTCGCATCTCGATCACGTACGGCTGGCACAAGATCGTCCAGGGCTCGAAGCGGCTCAAAGACGAGGAATGATTAAGGTGCTCCGCAGGTGCTGTGGCATGCACTTGAGATATTTCAAGCAGTTGGCCGAATACACAAACGGTTTACCGATCACTGATCAGGGTTGGCTGGTCACTGACCAGCTTCCCCAAAGGGCAGTAGCGGCCGTTTTGATGTTTCTGGGACTATGCACTTCATGAAATCGCCAGGTCCGGACAAAAGCACCGTCTACGTCGCGGTTGTGGACGACGACGAGAGCGTGTGTCGTTCGTTCGCCCGGCTGCTTCGTATAGCCGGACTTCAGCCAGTCACTTATGCGTCAGCGGAGGCGCTGCTCCAGGACACCAAGCGTCCGCGGTTCGACTGTCTGCTCCTCGACATCCAATTAGGGGGCATATCGGGTCTGGAGTTGGGCCAGCGCCTGGCTGCGGTCCAGGATGCCACTCCCGTCATTTTCATAACGGCCCACGATGAGCCGGAGGTGCGAGCCCGGGCGCTGGCCACCGGCTGTGCGGGTTATTTCCGAAAGACCGATCCCGGAGGACAGATCTTGGAGACGATCCGGCGTGCTGCCGGGGTCGCTTCTCCCAAGATTACGGACGCCGAGCGCCGATCTGGCAAAGTCCTCCGGTAGAAAGCACTCCCCATGAACACTAATACGCACTTCCGTTCGGTGATGCCGAATCCCCTGAGCGAGAATTGGAGCGTTATCTCCCGGGCCATTGGGAACGGCGGCTATCAGGCGAAGCATAAAGGCCCCTCCAGCCAGTCCGGCCTGGCCGATACCATCCAGAGTCACTTCTTCTCGCTGGTGAACCCGACGAGGAGCGGGTGGTTCTGGGAGTTGCTGAAGGTGGGCAAACCGCCCATCGCCCCTCCAGCGGGAGGGCGCTA encodes:
- a CDS encoding transporter produces the protein MQLKQVTQMKITRNNYFLYAMWVGALAATVALAQSDSAADDERAKAEALAKATLNPVASLISVPLQNNFDWGSGPKDDGFQYKLNVQPVIPISLSEDWNVISRTILPYVYQEDVIGTSRQSGLADTVQSLFFSPVKPTKGGWIWGAGPVLQLPTATDDLLGEEKWGAGPTGVALRQQGPWTYGMLFNHVWSFAGESSRAEVNRTFLQPFVSYTTKTFTSFGLNTESNYDWRQSQWLVPINVTVQQLLKVGKQPIALQIGARYYAEGPSGAPEWGLRFQVAFLFPK
- a CDS encoding response regulator — its product is MHFMKSPGPDKSTVYVAVVDDDESVCRSFARLLRIAGLQPVTYASAEALLQDTKRPRFDCLLLDIQLGGISGLELGQRLAAVQDATPVIFITAHDEPEVRARALATGCAGYFRKTDPGGQILETIRRAAGVASPKITDAERRSGKVLR
- a CDS encoding response regulator, giving the protein MNPPATGHSPLAPGHLPQPTVFVVDDDLSFLRSISRLLRASGLHVVVHSSAAEFLAELRADMAGCVVSDLKMPGMDGMALQEALQKADSHLPVLFLTGHGDIPITVQAMRRGAEDFLTKHAPKEDLIAAVKRALARNEQDRAERARFQALRQPFELLTDREREVLQHVVQGKLNKQIAADLGIHERTVKLHRTHITNKLRVHSVAELTRMVQAAGFIEQSAVGSH
- a CDS encoding transporter → MNSIQRTTHPMNNEIKRHRQGDYSPSAPCSHRLATATLALAIICPTLALAQVPPRFYWQSLAGANAVPVIYQNLSGNANPIDPAHVMFTNSSASVEANVLVVGYAKMLPLFDRTLTLAVLEPVGRISGDVSVAGESFSKDANGFGDPMLEVGYNLIGPKALKSIPDLVRYEPKLSLNVIADVAFPIGDYDNDQPLNLGQNRWYGRVGAPIIQQIGPWVPGRRTTLELLPSVWFFSDNNDYVGRRLSTDPIFQLEAHLTRDLTETLWGSLDSTWVTGGKSSIDGVKGDSLNNLGVGFTLGYQISDNLSVTAGYMATVNDNDRGDLQMDGFRISITYGWHKIVQGSKRLKDEE
- a CDS encoding response regulator; its protein translation is MESRGASKAIVYVAVVDDDESVCRSFGRLLRTAGFQPVTYASAEALLEDAKRPHFDCLVLDIQLDGMSGVELSRRLKAVKDSTPVIFITAHDEPEVRSQAQATGCAGYFRKTDPGEQVLEAIRRATSTAHGKTPGPRLCPGKTSTKKP
- a CDS encoding arylsulfatase encodes the protein MAATVCLQAAGPSTAVSGKRPNIVIILGDDLGYSDLGCFGSEINTPNLDSLAKAGVRCTQFYTSASCSPTRSMLLSGVDTHLNGLGNMDEWTAPNQWGVDGYEGYLNNHVTTLPQLLKDAGYHTYMAGKWHMGKKPDQIPAARGFERDFSLLDGAGSYWDKWNFTAVSPLSNFTEDGRYLKKLPKNYYATKTYTDKIIGYIEANRKDGKPFFAYVSHQAPHDPYHLPRDWRNRHVGEYDKGWDVLRQERLKRQIEMGLVPKGTELAERMWFIPDAALLAPAARAIMGKKMELYAGMVENLDYHSGRLIDYLKKIGEYDNTIFIVFGDNGAEGADLFKMIAGTPGTRDFLFASMQWSQTHPNAWGDPHTYVGYGPMWAQVSMTPFSQYKGNMAEGGIRNALIVSGPIVKRAPGSINHSALMHVADLVPTLLEVAGASYPKTVNGHEPPPLIGKSWVKMLAGQEESPRSAQDYLAWEIFGNHAVRQGDWKLRWQYKPYGTEEWELFNLANDAAERHDLAAAQPEKVKALMALWDDYVRANKVVLPSRVIWEGMAKKMPDRYPVVDGYPPLIYKRQFVPPPNMLADPKP